In a single window of the Drosophila gunungcola strain Sukarami unplaced genomic scaffold, Dgunungcola_SK_2 000066F, whole genome shotgun sequence genome:
- the LOC128264324 gene encoding transferrin: protein ILYTHSKFNEDCGRSRLAAAFLNKRRGLDACRVSSSADGEVQIVPASELEQHKDAQLVCPSMERRPVTDFRACNVDVGLPRAIFIRTDATSVEQETVKHLFSLISDKFGAHGKLVDVFALFGEFQKGKKNVYFHDNAVQLVTEIKSEIQNEQIYADLQCDANKITKQ from the exons attttatatacccATAGCAAATTCAATGAGGATTGCGGACGCTCCCGTCTGGCCGCCGCCTTCCTGAACAAGCGACGTGGTCTGGACGCCTGCCGTGTGTCATCCAGTGCCGATGGAGAGGTGCAGATCGTGCCCGCCTCCGAGCTGGAGCAGCACAAGGATGCACAGCTGGTGTGCCCCAGCATGGAGCGACGACCGGTCACCGATTTCCGTGCCTGCAACGTGGACGTGGGCCTGCCCCGGGCCATCTTCATCAGGACAGATGCCACCAGTGTGGAGCAGGAGACCGTCAAGCATCTGTTCTCCTTGATCTCGGACAAGTTCGGTGCCCATGGCAAGTTGGTCGATGTCTTCGCACTGTTCGGCGAGTTCCAGAAGGGCAAGAAGAACGTTTACTTCCAC GACAACGCCGTTCAGCTGGTTACGGAGATCAAGAGCGAAATCCAAAACGAGCAGATCTACGCAGATCTCCAGTGTGATGCTAACAAGATCACCAAGCAGTGA